Part of the Roseomonas sp. OT10 genome, AGCCGGGACAGGGGACGGCGGTGCGCATCTACCTGCCGTCCAGCCAGGCCGAGGCCGTGCCGCTGCCCCGGCACCAGCCCGCCCTGCCGCTGCGGCCCGGCTCCGCCTCCGAGGTGGTGCTGGTGGTGGAGGACGAGGATCGCGTGCGCGCCCATTCCGTCGAGGCGGTGCGGGAGCTGGGCTACGGCGTCGTCTCCGCCTCCGGTGGCGCCGAGGCCCTGCGGCTGCTGGAGACGGATGCGCCGGTGACACTGCTCTTCACGGATATGGTGATGCCGGAAATGAACGGCCGCGCGCTGGCCGAGCAGGCGCTGCGTCTGCGTCCGGGGCTGAAGGTGCTGTTCACCACCGGCTATGCGGGCGGCCCGGCCGGATCAGCCCCCGGGGCCGGGCCGGGCGGCAACCTCCTGCCCAAGCCGTTCGACATCGAGCAACTCGCGGTGAAGCTGCGCGAGGTGCTGGATGGATAATGGGCTCATGCGCGCGGCGGGATGCCTTGATCCGTGCCGGCGTGGTGCCCGTGGCCCGGGGGCAAGGCTCTGCCTCGCCCCCGTACCCCCACTCCGCCAGGACCCTGCGGGCCCTGGACCCGATCAGCGCTGCCGCGGGACAGCCTGACACGGGGTCACAGCGCCGAGGAGCTTGGCTCCTCGGCGGGACCGGCCGCAGCCCGCACTGACGCCTTCTGAGCTTCTTCAGAGTCCCGCCTGTCCGCGCTCTGTCAGGGTTCAGTCCGGAGGCTGACGTCTACCGGAAGCACCAGACTCCCAGCGGGGACCGGGGCCCGCTTGTGGCCCCGGCAGGGGAGGGTCTGGGAGGGGACGGCGTCCCCTCCCGGTCCGACGCTGGAACACCACAGCACGACAGGTCAGATCATCCCGCCGTACGGATCAGCCCGGCGCGCGGCGTGTGCCCAACATCGCGCGCCACCAGCCGTACAGCACCGCGGTGAGCAGCAGCAGCACCGCCGCATCGGCGCGGGGCGGCCAGGCCGGGCCAGGGGCATCGGGGCGCAGCAGCCAGATGAGGTAGCCGGCGTGCTGGAGCAGCAGCAGTCCGGCGGCGAGGCCCAGCCGTGGGCGCAGCCAGGCCCCGGTGGGTCGGAGGAGCAGGGCCACGGCGAGGAGCAGCGCGGGCAGCACCAGCCCGGGGTTCAGCCAGAGCCACGTATCCCGCGCGCGGTACCATGCGGCTTCGGCCGGCAGGTCGGCCGCCCAGACCGTCAGGAACTCCAGGAAGCGCAGCCAGAGCGACCCCAGGGCAAGGGCCATCAGCGCGCGGCCCTGGCTGACGAGGTCGGCTTCCTCCGTCCGGCTGCGCCACAGCCCGACCAGGACGGCGGCGGCCAGGGCGCCGAGCATCTGGTCGATCCAGCCGGTGAAGCCCTGCAGCTCGCCCAGCCAGAAGGGGGCGCGCGACTGCACCCAGTCCTGCACGGCCATGCCGACGGAGAAGGCCAGCAGCACCAGCGCCACGCCGCCCAGCACCCGGTGCCGCCCAGGCCGCGCCAGGGCCCGGGCGAGCAGCAGCCAGGTCGCGGCGAAGGCGGCGGCCCGCAGGCAGAAGAAGCCGGGCTGCAGCCAGAGCGCCCGCCCCTCGGGCAGCGGCAGATCCTGCATGGCCCAGGGGTAGAGCCAGTCGAGACGCAGCAGGACCGGCGCGGCCAGCAGCAGCACCAGCGGCAGGGTGCGGGTCGCCGCCTCCATCTCGGCGCGCACGGGGCGCAGATAGGTCTCGCCCAGCAGGTGGCCGACGGCCAGCACGCCGAGCGCCCCGACCGCCAGGTCGAACCAGAACAGCACGCCGAAGAGCCAGGATTCCAGCAGCGCCGGGCTGCCCAGCCCGGCGACGCCGGCCGATAGCCCGGCGACGGCGAGGAGCGAGGCCCATTTCACGGCGCCGCGCCCGGCAGGGCGGCGACGAAGCGCGCCACCGCCCAGCGGTCGCGCGGCGGCAGGCGGTCGGCGAGGGGGTGGGCGGTGCCGCGGTTCTCCGCCACCGCCGCCATGCTGCGCTCCGCCGCCGCGCCGCGGATGTCCGGCGGGCGGGGGAAGCCGCGCGCCACCGCGGGCCCGTCGCCGGTGCCGGAGACGCCGTGGCAGGGGGTGCAGTAGATCGCGTAGCGCTCCGCCCCGCGTGCGCGCAGCGCGGCGTCGTCCGGCGGGCCGGGCGGGGCGAGGGCGGCGAGCTGCGCCGTGCTGCCCTGAAGGCGGATGCCCTCCGGCAGGGGGCGCGGGGGCGGGGGCGGGTCGTCCGGCGTCCAGCCGTCGCAGCCCGCCAGCAGCAGGAGCAGCGCGCCGGCAAGCGGGTGGCGGTGGGTCATGCCGCGGGCACCGGAAGCAGCAGCCGCGGCGCGTGGCGGCGCAGCAGGCGCTCGGCGGCATCGCCCCGGAAGAGCGGATCCTCGGCGAAGAGGCAGAGCAGGAAGCGGTCCTGGCCCGCGCGCTCGAAGCCGGGCACGCCGAAGATCGGATGGTGCAGCCGCGGCAGGCGGTTGAGGACCAGCATGCCCACCAGCGTCGCCACCGCGGCCCAGAGGATGCCGATGGTCAGCGCGGTGACGAGGAAGGCCGGCCAGGCATGCAGCGGCCGCCCGCCGACGTTGATCGGGTAGTCCACGGCCGAGAGCCAGAACTGGATCGCGTAGGTGGCGGCGAAGCCCAGCACGCCGTTGGCCAGCGCGATCCAGCCGATCGGATGGCCGCGAACGCCCAGCAGCTCGGCGGCCTCCGGCACGGGGTAGGGGGCATAGGCGTCGAGATGCGTCCAGCCCGCGGCGCGCGCCTCGCGCAGCGCCTCCAGCATCGGGCCGGGCGCGGTGAACTCCGCGACCAGGCCCGCCGGGCCGGGCGGGGCGGCGCTCACCGCATCGCCTCCTCGCGCTCGGCCTCGCTCTCCTCGTGACGGGTCTCGTACAGGGACACGACGGGCACGGTGCGGGCGAAGACCAGCAGCACCAGGGCGAAGAGGCCGAGCGTGCCGAGCAGCAGGACCCATTCCTGGCCGGTGGGGGCGTAGAGCGGGCGGCCGAGGTCGAGGAAGTCGCGCTGCAGCCCGCCGACGACGATGGAGACGCGGTCGAGCCAGACCCCCGCCGAGGCGCCCAGGCCGATCGCCAGCACCGCCCATTCCCGCCCCTGCACCGCCCGCCACCACAGGAGCTGCGGCAGCAGCGCGGTCAGCGCGACGGCACCCCAGTAGGCGGGGGCATAGGCGCCGGTCATGCGGGTGAGGATGGCGGCGCGCGTCGTCTCCTCCTGTTGCAGGAGGAACAGGGCGCCATCGAGGTAGATCATGCCGGCCGCCACCCCGGCCGCGGCGAGCAGGCCGCAGAGCAGCCGCATGTCCGCCGCGTCGATGAAGCGCTCCAGCCGCAGCGACCAGCGCAGCAGCACGGCCAGCGCCAGCACGGTCCCCATGCCGGAGGGCAGGCCGGTGACGAGGAGGTGCAGCGTCATCCGCGCCTCGTGCCAGGCCGGGACGATCAGGGTCGCGAATTCCAGCGCCACGGCGCTCTGCGCGATCACCAGCAGCGGCAGCACCAGCCCGGCGGCGAGGCGATAGGCCGACTGGTGCCGCGCCCAGTGCCGCACGGAGTTGCGCCAGCCGAGCGCGACCGTGCCGTAGAAGCGCGCGACCCACAGCCGGCGCGCGCGGTCGCGCAGCGTGGCGAGGTCGGGGATCAGCCCGATGTACCAGAATAGCGACGTCACCACGACGTGCGACATGATGCCCCACAGATCCCAGATCAGCGGCGAGCGGAACTGCGGCCAGACCTGGGTCGCGGCGGGGTAGGGGAAGACCCAGTAGAACAGCCAGGGGCGGCCGATGTGCAGGATGGGGTACAGGGCGGCGCAGAGCACGGCGCCCAGCGCCGCGGCCTCGGCGAAGCGGTTGGCGGCGGTGCGCAGGCCGTGGTTGCGCAGCACCAGCACGGCCGCGACCAGGCTGGCGGCATTGGCGATGCCGATCCACCAGACGTAGTTGATGAGGTCGAAGCCCCAGACATAGGGGATGTTGGTCCCCCAGACGCCGACGCCGACCAGCACGAGCTGCGCCGTCGCATAGGCCAGCAGCAGCGTCGCCAGCACCGCGGTCGCGACGGAGGCCCGCCAGCGCCAGCCGAAATCCGGGTGCAGCGGGATGTCGGCGACGGGGCGGGTATCGAGGGGGCGGGTGTCGCGCGGGGCGCCGCTCATGCGCCGTCCTCCGGCGGCATGACGCGGGCGAGGTAGGTGGTGCGCGGCCGCAGCGCGAGCTGGTCGAGCATGGCGTAGTGCCGCCCCTCGCGCCGCGCGCGGGCCACGGCGCTGCCGGGGTCGTTCAGGTCGCCGAAGGCGATGGCCTGGGTCGGGCAGGCCTGCTGGCAGGCGGTCGTCACCTCCTCGCCGCGCAGCGGGCGGCCCTCCGCGCTCGCGGCGCCGCGGGCGTTCGCGATGCGGTGGCTGCAATAGGTGCACTTCTCCATCACCCCGCGCACGCGGCGGGGCACGTCGGGCGCGCGCACCGGGGCGGCGCCGGGCTGGCGGGCATACTCCACCCAGTTGAAGCGCCGCACCTTGTAGGGACAGTTGTTCGAGCAGGTGCGCGTGCCGATGCAGCGCGCATAGACCATGACGTTCAGCCCGTCGCTGTCGTGGACGGTGGCGTTGACCGGGCAGGCCGGCTCGCAGGGCGCCTTCTCGCAATGCATGCAGGGGACGGGCTGGAAATGAGTCTCCGGCGCCTCGGCGGGGCCGGCGTGGTAGCGGTCGATGCGCAGCCAGTGCATCTCGCGGCCCCGCGCCACCTCCTCCGGCCCGACCACGGGGATGTTGTTCTCCGCCTGGCAGGCGAGGACGCAGGCGTTGCAGCCGATGCAGGAATCGAGGTCGATCGCCATGCCCCAGGCGGTCTCGCGGTACTCCCATCCCGGGTAGAGCGACGGCGCCTCGGGCGGCGCCGGCACCGTGCCGCCGGGATTGACGGTGCGGACCGCGCCGGGATGGTCCAGCGTGTGGTGCGACTGGGTGGCGATGACGCGCCGCCGCTCACCGGTCGGGCGCAGGGTCACGCCATGCGCCACCCAGCGGGGTGTCGGCCCGCGCAGGCGATAGGCGTCGAAGCCGGTTCCCGCCTCCGCCCCCGGCGCGGTGGGGCGGCCCTGGCCAAGCGGCAGCGTCACCGTGTCCGGCGCATGGCCGGGCGTGGGCCAGACGGGCGCGGTCACGCTGCGGCCGTCGAGCGCGATCTCCACCTCGTCCCCCGCGCGCAGCCCCAGCGCCTCGGCCGTGGCGGGGGAGAGCAGCGCGGCATTCCCCCAGGCCAGCTTGGTCAGCGGGCGCGGCAGCTCCTGGAGCCAGGCATTGTCCGCGCCGCTGCCGTCCCCGGCGCCGGGGTCCGGCACGAAGACCGCCGCCATCCCGGGCGGCGGGGCGGGGGAGGGGCCGGGGTCCCAGCCGGGGCGCGGCGCGACCTCCAGCGCGGGTGCGGCGGTGCCCTCGATCACCCCGGCTTCCAGCGCTGCGTTCCAGCGTTCCTCGAAGCCCGCCTCGCCCCAGGCGGCGCGCCATGTCTCCTGCACTGTCGCGCGGCCATCCCCCGGCAGCCCCGCAAGATCGGCCAGGATCGCCTCCGCCGACCGCATCTCCGGGCGCATCGGCAGGGTGGCGGGCTGGCGGATCGCGGCGGTGCCGTCGAAGGCGCGCGCGTCGCCCCAGGCTTCCAGCGCATGCGCCAGCGGCAGGTGCCAGGCGGCGAGCAGCGCCGTCTCGTCCACGTAGAGACCCGCGTGCAGGCTGGCCGGCACCCGCGCCAGGGCGGCGGCGAAGCCGGGCGTGTCGTAGGCGGGGTTCACCCCGACCAGCAGCAGGTGCCGCACCTCGCCCGCCGCCATCTCCTCCAGCAGCGGCGCGATTCCCGGCGCCTCCGGCAGGATCGGCGCCACGTACCGCACCGCCTGCGACCCCAGCGCCGCGTTCATCGCCGCCGCCAGCGCATGCACCACCGCCGGCTGGCCGCGCCCGGCGGCGACCAGCGCCTCCGGCCCGGCACGGCGCAGCGCGGCGGCGATGGCAGCGGCCTCCGGGTGCGCAGGCGGTGGGGCCGCAAGCGTCACCCCCAGGGACGCCGCGACGGCGCGGGCGAAGGGCTCCACCTCGGCCGGGCGCAGGGCGAGGCGGCGATCCGCCTTGGCACCCGTCAGGCCGGGAGTGGATTCCACCGCGATCAGCGTGGGCAGCCGGCCCGCCGCGCGGCCCTCGGCGCGGGCGCGGGACCAGTCGCGCGCGTGGCGGATCTGGGCCGGGCCCTCGCCCAGCACATCGGCGCCGAGGCTCAGCACGCAGCGCGCCCGGGCCAGGTCATAGAGCGGCACCGCCCCCTGCCCGAAGGCGAGACGCATCCCCTCCGCCGCGCCCGCGTCGCGCAGCGGGTCGTGGACGTGCCAGCGCGCGCCGGGCCAGGCCGCCACCGCCGCCTCCGCCAGCCGCCGCAGCGTGGGCGAGGCGCTCGGCCCGGTGAGGATGCGCAGCCCCGCGCCGTCGCCGTCACGCAGCCCCAGCGCCTCGCGCAGTCCGGGAAAGGCGCGGGCGGGCCGGCCCTCGCGGCGCGGTTGGAGGGAGCGGTTCGGGTCGTGCGCCGTCAGCACCGCGGCCTCGGCGAAGACGTCGGTGGCGCCCAGGCTGGCCGGATGCGCGGGGTTGCCCAGCACCTTCACCGGCCGCCCGCCCACCAGCCGCACCAGCACCCCGCGCGCCAGCCCCTCCAGCTCCAGCGCCGTCGCCACCAGTCCGTCGCCGGCGGGCGGTGCGGCGCGGGCGGGGGCGTGCAGCGGGTCGCCCGGCTGCTCCGCCTCGTCGCAGCCGGCCGCCGCGGCCAGGGCCAGCGAGGCGGCGGTCAGCCGCAGCACGCCGCGCCGGTCGGGCAGCGGCAGCGCCGAGGGCTCCGGCGGCACCGGCTCGGCCGGGTCGGGGCTGCGCCACAGTGGGGGCTCGCGGAAGCCGCTCATCGGTGACAGGTCGAGCAGTCGTCGAGGCGGTGCAGCGGGATGCCGTAATGCGCCACCAGCGCCTTGCCACCATCCGGGGCGGGCGGCGGCGGGGCGCGGTCCCACAGCGTCGCCTCGGTGCGCAGCTCCGGCCCGGGGTTGCGGTGGCAGTCCAGGCACCAGCCCATGGAGAGGCTGCGGACCTTCACCGTGCGCTCCATCGTCTCCACCGGCCCGTGGCAGGTGGCGCAGCCGACGCCCTTGGCCAAATGCGCCGCATGGTGGAAGCGGGCGTGCTCCGGCAGGCGGTGGACGGAGCGCCATTCGACCGGGGCGCCGAAGGCCAGCGCCGTGCGCAGCGGCGCGAAGGTGGCGGCGACGTTCCAGACCTGGTTGTGGCAGCCGAGGCAGGTCTCCGCCGCCGGCATGCCCGCGCTGGCCGCGCGCTCCACGGTGGCGTGGCAGTAGCGGCAGTCGAGCCCGATCTGCCCGGCATGCAGCGCGTGGCTGAAGCCGATCGGCTGCGGCGCCGGCAGGCCGATGCCCCAGGCGCGGTCGCCCATCACCGCGTTCCAGCCCAGCGCCCCGAGCCCGGCCAGTGCGGCCGCGCCCAGGAACAGGCCGAGGCGGAACCGCCGGCCGACGTCGCGGCTGAAGAGCTGCGCCACCTCAGCCCGCGCCCCGGAAGCAGGGGTACACGACGAAGGCCGGCAGTGCCTCGAAGACGATCCCCACCGCCGCGAGCCCGCTGGTGGCCAGCGCCACCCAGGCCAGGAAGCCCGGATCGGCGAGGCGCGAGGGGCCGAGCAGGCCGCCCGGCTGGGTCTGCCGCAGCGCCAGCCAGGTCACGAGCGCCAGGGCCGCCAGGGCGGTGGCGGTGATGGCGGCGGCGAGCGCCGGGATCAGCGGCATCCCCAGCCAGCGCGCCGCCTCCCCCCCACGGTCGCAGGCGGTGGCGGTCGCGGCATAGATCGCGGTGAAATGCAGCGCCCAGACGATCAGCCCGGACAGGGCGCCGATCGCGGGGCCGATGCCGCGCGCCACCTCAGCCCACCAGGCGCGGGAAGAGGTGGAAGGTGAGGAGGCCGACCGACCCCTGCGCCACCGTGTAGAGCCAGAACAGCATGACCACGTCGAAGGTGACGCGACGCACGCCATCGAGTTTCCCGGCCAGCGCGCGGGCGATGGCATAGAGCGCCATCACCAGCACGACGAAGAGGTGGAAGCCCTGCCACGCCGCGCTGGCGAAGACCGCCGCGCCATGGCCGTTGGTGGTCCCGCGGATTCCCGTGGACCAATGGCCCCAGGTATCGGCCGCCCAGGCGCCGGCCGTCAGCGCGAGCGCCAGCAGCAGAGCGAGCGACACCGCCCAGGACCCCGCCCCGCCGCGCGGCACGCGATCGAGCAGGCGGGAGGCGAGCAGCACCAGCGCCCCGGACAGGACCAGCCCGCCCGCCGCCAGCAGCGGCCAGCGCGCCTCCGGCAGGGCGAAGCCCTCCGGCGGCCAGCCGGCGGCGCCATGGATCAGCCAGAGGTAGAGGTCGCTGCCGCACAGCGCCAGGAAGCCGGTGGCGTCCACCAGGATCAGCACCACCAGCGCCCACCACGCGGTGGAGGTGGAGCCCGTCGCATAGACCGGCAGGACCAGCCCGCCGCCGACCTCCGCGCGCTCGACGACCGGGCCCTTGTCGGTCGCGGTCCAGAGCCACCACAGGATGCCGCCCAGCCCCAGCGCGAAGCCCAGCATCGCCGGCAGGATCGCCTTGAACACCAGCAGCAGGAAGAAGGCCGCCGTCCCCACCGCCGCCAGCACATGCGCGAAGCCCGGCCCCGGTAGGATGGCGACGTATTGCGGGATGGCGTCCACCGGGCTGGTGACGATGGATTCGCGGTTTCCGGTGACGGTGCCGGGGAGGAGGTGGCGCCCCGCCTCGATCTCGCGCGGCAGGCCCGGCCGGTCCCAGAGCGGCTCGCGCGAGCCGATCCAGGGGATGGAGCGCAGGCCGTAAACCTCGGTCGGCGCCCA contains:
- a CDS encoding hydrogenase, with translation MSGAPRDTRPLDTRPVADIPLHPDFGWRWRASVATAVLATLLLAYATAQLVLVGVGVWGTNIPYVWGFDLINYVWWIGIANAASLVAAVLVLRNHGLRTAANRFAEAAALGAVLCAALYPILHIGRPWLFYWVFPYPAATQVWPQFRSPLIWDLWGIMSHVVVTSLFWYIGLIPDLATLRDRARRLWVARFYGTVALGWRNSVRHWARHQSAYRLAAGLVLPLLVIAQSAVALEFATLIVPAWHEARMTLHLLVTGLPSGMGTVLALAVLLRWSLRLERFIDAADMRLLCGLLAAAGVAAGMIYLDGALFLLQQEETTRAAILTRMTGAYAPAYWGAVALTALLPQLLWWRAVQGREWAVLAIGLGASAGVWLDRVSIVVGGLQRDFLDLGRPLYAPTGQEWVLLLGTLGLFALVLLVFARTVPVVSLYETRHEESEAEREEAMR
- a CDS encoding 4Fe-4S dicluster domain-containing protein — its product is MSGFREPPLWRSPDPAEPVPPEPSALPLPDRRGVLRLTAASLALAAAAGCDEAEQPGDPLHAPARAAPPAGDGLVATALELEGLARGVLVRLVGGRPVKVLGNPAHPASLGATDVFAEAAVLTAHDPNRSLQPRREGRPARAFPGLREALGLRDGDGAGLRILTGPSASPTLRRLAEAAVAAWPGARWHVHDPLRDAGAAEGMRLAFGQGAVPLYDLARARCVLSLGADVLGEGPAQIRHARDWSRARAEGRAAGRLPTLIAVESTPGLTGAKADRRLALRPAEVEPFARAVAASLGVTLAAPPPAHPEAAAIAAALRRAGPEALVAAGRGQPAVVHALAAAMNAALGSQAVRYVAPILPEAPGIAPLLEEMAAGEVRHLLLVGVNPAYDTPGFAAALARVPASLHAGLYVDETALLAAWHLPLAHALEAWGDARAFDGTAAIRQPATLPMRPEMRSAEAILADLAGLPGDGRATVQETWRAAWGEAGFEERWNAALEAGVIEGTAAPALEVAPRPGWDPGPSPAPPPGMAAVFVPDPGAGDGSGADNAWLQELPRPLTKLAWGNAALLSPATAEALGLRAGDEVEIALDGRSVTAPVWPTPGHAPDTVTLPLGQGRPTAPGAEAGTGFDAYRLRGPTPRWVAHGVTLRPTGERRRVIATQSHHTLDHPGAVRTVNPGGTVPAPPEAPSLYPGWEYRETAWGMAIDLDSCIGCNACVLACQAENNIPVVGPEEVARGREMHWLRIDRYHAGPAEAPETHFQPVPCMHCEKAPCEPACPVNATVHDSDGLNVMVYARCIGTRTCSNNCPYKVRRFNWVEYARQPGAAPVRAPDVPRRVRGVMEKCTYCSHRIANARGAASAEGRPLRGEEVTTACQQACPTQAIAFGDLNDPGSAVARARREGRHYAMLDQLALRPRTTYLARVMPPEDGA
- a CDS encoding cytochrome c3 family protein encodes the protein MAQLFSRDVGRRFRLGLFLGAAALAGLGALGWNAVMGDRAWGIGLPAPQPIGFSHALHAGQIGLDCRYCHATVERAASAGMPAAETCLGCHNQVWNVAATFAPLRTALAFGAPVEWRSVHRLPEHARFHHAAHLAKGVGCATCHGPVETMERTVKVRSLSMGWCLDCHRNPGPELRTEATLWDRAPPPPAPDGGKALVAHYGIPLHRLDDCSTCHR
- a CDS encoding DUF3341 domain-containing protein gives rise to the protein MSAAPPGPAGLVAEFTAPGPMLEALREARAAGWTHLDAYAPYPVPEAAELLGVRGHPIGWIALANGVLGFAATYAIQFWLSAVDYPINVGGRPLHAWPAFLVTALTIGILWAAVATLVGMLVLNRLPRLHHPIFGVPGFERAGQDRFLLCLFAEDPLFRGDAAERLLRRHAPRLLLPVPAA
- a CDS encoding c-type cytochrome encodes the protein MTHRHPLAGALLLLLAGCDGWTPDDPPPPPRPLPEGIRLQGSTAQLAALAPPGPPDDAALRARGAERYAIYCTPCHGVSGTGDGPAVARGFPRPPDIRGAAAERSMAAVAENRGTAHPLADRLPPRDRWAVARFVAALPGAAP